Below is a genomic region from Nocardioides panacis.
GGTCGTTGCGCCGGTTCTTCTTGGTGATGTAGTTGCGCTCCTTGCACTCCACGCAGGCCAAGGTGATCTTGGGGCGAACGTCTGAGCTCTTGCTGGCCACGGGACTGCCTCTACTTTCGGAACTACGGTCAATGCGTCTGACGACGTGCGGTACAAGTCTGCCCTACCACACCAGCGAACGTCGAACCCGGTCGGATCGTGCAGTAGCGGGGGCGGGGGTCGAACCCGCGACACCACGATTATGAGTCGTGTGCTCTAACCACCTGAGCTACCCCGCCTCAGGAAACGGACCCCCCACCCTCGCGGGTGGGGGTCCACAACCCAGAGCCCCTTTACGGAATCGAACCGTAGACCTTCTCCTTACCATGGAGACGCTCTGCCGACTGAGCTAAAGGGGCAAGCAGCAAGGAAGGATACACACGCCGCGAGCCGATCATGAAATCGGTTCTCCGGCTGTGCTCCGGGCCACTCCCGCGGGGTCCGGCGGCCCCCGGCATGATGGCCGGTGTGCAGCCCTTCTACGTCCCTGACGGCCCCGCCACGTTCACCTCCACGCCCTCCACGGCCGGCCCCTGGGGCCCGGACAGCCAGCACGGCGGGCCCCCGGCGGCGCTGCTGACCCGGGCGGTCGAGCGGCTCGAGCGGGCCGGCGCCGCACGCGTCGTGGGCCGGTTCACCCTGGAGCTGCTCGGGCCGGTGCCGGTCGGCCCGCTGCGCGTCGAGGCGTCCGTCGTGCGCCCCGGACGGACGGTGGAGATGTGCGAGGCGACGGCGTACGACGTGCGCCGCGACCGGCCCGTCGCCCGGGCCACCGCCTGGATGTTCCCGGCGCACGAGGACGGCCCCGTCCAGCAGGGCGAGCCGCGCCCGCACTCCCCCGCGGACGGCGTCCCCAAGCCGCCGCCGGAGTCCTGGTCCGGTGGCTACCTCGACGCCGTCGACTGGCGCTGGATCAGCGGCGCCGTCACCGAGCCGGGCCCGGGGGTGGTGTGGATGCGCCCGACGGTCGGGCTCGTCGAGGGTGAGCCGCTCGGCCCGGTGCAGCGGCTGATGGCCTGCGTGGACTCGGCCTCCGGCGTCTCGGCGGCGCTCGACCCCGCGGAGTGGAACTTCCTGAACACCGAGCTGACCGTGCACGTGCTGCGCCCGCCCGTCGGGGAGTGGGTGTGCGTCGAGGCGGAGACCTCGCTGGGGTCCGGCAGCGTCGGCGTCGCCACCTCCCGGGTGTACGACGCCCAGGGCCTCGTCGCGAGGTCGGCGCAGGCGCTGCTGGTCGTGCGTCGCTGAGGGCTCAGAAGGTCCAGGTGGCGACGAAGTAGCTGACCCCGAACGGGTCGTCGCGGTAGGTCATCTCCGCGACCGGCGTCGACCCGCCGGCCGCCGCGACCGCCCCGAGCAGCCGCAGGGCGGTGCTGCCGCCCACCATCAGCTCCGCGGCGAGGCCGGCGTCCAGGTCGCGCAGCGCGGCGGCGTCCCCGCCGGCCAGGGCTGCGGCGACCGCGTCGTCGAACCCGAACGCCCGCTCGTCGAGGTACCCCGGGGCCTTCTCGCCGCGCCGCGCGCTGCCGTCGCCGAGCACCAGCAGCACCGTGCCGTCCGGTCGGTCGCCGAGCCGCTCGGCCAGGGCCGCCACCGGGTCGGGGCCGGCGTGCCACCTCGCCGCGACCAGCTCGACGGGGCCGTCCCAGCCGGCCTCCTCGAGCAGCCTCCGGCCGACCCCGAGGGACGCCGGCAGCCCGGGGCGGGTCGGGTGCGTGCCTGTCGTGCCGAAGCGGCGGACGTCGACGGGGAGGTCCGCGGACCAGTCGCCGGCCTCGTCGTGGCCGCCGACGACGACCACCGCGGAGGCGCCGGCCACCGCGGCCTTCACCGCGCCGACCGCGGCCTCGCGGAGCGCCGCCACCGGGTCCTGGGCACCGCCGAGCTCCCGCAGCAGCAGCGGCGGGTGCGGCACCAGCACGGCGGCGGAGATCACAGGCCGACAGTAGCCGTGCGGCCGGCGGGGCTCAGGCGAGCCCGCGGACGACCCGGGACGGGGGGCGCGTGCCGCGGATGCTGGCGACCATGTCGAGCACCTGCCGGGTCGGGGCGACGTCGTGCACGCGGTAGACCTGCGCGCCGTGCCAGGCGCTGACGGCGGTGGCCGCCAGGGTGCCGACCAGCCGCTCGTCGAGGCCGGCGTCGAGGGTCTCCCCCACGAAGTCCTTGTGGGACAGGGAGACCAGCACCGGCCAGCCGGTCGCGACCATCTCGTCCAGCCGCCGGGTGAGCTCGAGCGAGTGCCAGGTGTTCTTGTCGAAGTCGTGTGCCGGGTCGATCAGCACGCTCTCGCGGCCCACCCCGAGCGAGACGGCCCGCTCGGCGAGCGTGACCGTGTCCCGGATCGCGGCGGCCACCACGTCGTCGTACGACGGGCGGTGCGGGGGGTGCGCGGGGTGGCGCCGTTGGTGTGCGTGCAGACGAGGGCCGCGCCGTGCTCGGCGGCCACCTCGGCCAGCGCCGGGTCGAACCCGCCCCACGCGTCGTTCAGCAGGTCGGCGCCGACCCGGCAGACCTCGCGGCCGACCTCGGCCCGCCAGGTGTCCACGCTGATCACCACGTCGGGGTGCTCCTCGCGCACGGCGGCCACGAACGGCACCGTGCGCCGGATCTCCTCCGCGACGTCGACGACCTCGCCGGGCCCGGCTTTCACCCCGCCGATGTCGACGATCTCGGCGCCCTCGGCGACCACCGCCCGCACCCGCTCGAGCGCCTTGTCCTCGGCGTAGGTCGCACCGCGGTCGTAGAACGAGTCGCGCGTCCGGTTGACGATCGCCATCACCAGCAGGTCGGTGTCCGCGAAGGTCCGGTGTCCGAGCGTCAGCACGCTGGCGAGGCTACCCGGGTCGGGCTAGTCAGAAGGGATCACGACAGACCGCGACCGGTCGGGCGATCCTGACCTCGGGGGTCCGGGCGTGCTGCCCGAGAGGAGCGGAGCCATGAGATCGGTCTACCGGGTGCTGGCGTTCGTCGTCGCAGCCGAGGTGGTCGTGCAGGCCGCGGCCATCGCGTTCGCGGTCTACGGCCTGGGCAAGTGGGTCGACGACGGCGGCAGGCTCGACAAGGCGCTGCTGGCGCGCGAGGACAGCGCCGTCGGCGGGGCGGCCGGCTTCGCGGTCCACGGGGCGAACGGGACGATGCTGGTGCCGCTGGTGGCGCTCGTCCTGCTCGTGGTGTCCTTCTTCGCCGGGGTGCCCGGCGGGGTGAGGTGGGCCGGCGTCGTCTTCGCCCTGGTGGTGGTCCAGGCGGCGCTGGGCTTCCTCGGGCAGGGCGTGCCGGCGCTCGGTGCCCTGCACGGCGCCAACGCGCTGGTGCTGTTCGGTGTCGCGGTGATGGCCGGGAAGCGGGTCGGCTCGACGACGGTGCCCGAGCAGCTCGGCGCCACGCGCGGCTGAGGGCGATCGCCGCCACCGAGGCCTCCGCGGGGGTGCTCCTCCTGGCCGAACCGTTCCGTCCCGCGGGACGCGACGAAGGTCTGCACGCGCCCGTCCGCCAGGGTGCGGCACCGGGACATCCGTCCCCACCTATCTCCCTCCCGGGGACCGCGCCAAACCAGCCGGGAATGCGGGGGCGGGTCCGTCGGTTGTGAGATGTAGTTGAATCTTGAACAAGACTAGGTCGGGAGCACGACATGCAGTTCGGCATCTTCACCGTCGGGGACGTCACCACGGACCCCACCACCGGCGCCACCCCCAGCGAGCACGAGCGCATCAAGGCCACCATCGCGATCGCGAAGAAGGCCGAGGAGGTCGGGCTGGACGTGTTCGCCACGGGTGAGCACCACAACCCGCCGTTCGTCCCGTCCGCGCCCACGACCACGCTGGCCTACATCGCCGCGCAGACCGAGCGGCTGCTGCTGTCGACCGCGACCACGCTGATCACCACGACCGACCCGGTGCGGATCGCCGAGGACTACGCGACCCTGCAGCACCTCTCGGACGGCCGCGTCGACCTGATGATGGGGCGCGGCAACACCGGCCCGGTCTACCCGTGGTTCGGCAAGGACATCCGCGACGGCATCCCGCTGGCCATCGAGAACTACCACCTGCTGCGCCGGCTCTGGCGCGAGGAGGTCGTGAGCTGGGAGGGGAAGTACCGCACCCCGCTGCAGGGCTTCACCGCGACGCCCCGTCCCCTCGACGACCTCCCACCGTTCGTCTGGCACGGCTCGATCCGCTCCCCCGAGATCGCCGAGCAGGCGGCGTACTACGGGGACGGGTTCTTCGCGAACCACATCTTCTGGCCGGCCTCGCACACCCGGCAGATGGTCGACCTCTACCGCCGCCGCTTCGAGCACTACGGGCACGGGTCCGCCGACCAGGCCATCGTCGGCCTCGGCGGCCAGGTGTTCATGCGCAAGAACAGCCAGGACGCCGTCCGCGAGTTCCGGCCGTACTTCGACAACGCGCCGGTCTACGGCCACGGGCCGTCGCTGGAGGACTTCACCTCCCAGACGCCGCTGACCGTCGGCAGCCCGCAGGAGGTCATCGAGCGCACCCTCGGCTTCCGGGAGTACGCCGGGGACTACCAGCGCCAGCTGTTCCTGATGGACCACGCGGGGCTGCCCCTCACGACCGTGCTGGAGCAGCTCGACATCCTCGGCGAGGAGGTCGTGCCCGTGCTGCGCAAGGAGTTCGCGGCGCTGCGCCCGGCGCACGTCCCGGACGCCCCCACCCACGCCTCGATGCTCGCCGCCCGCACCGCCACCCAGGAGGTCTCCGCATGACCGGCCGCACGATCGTCGTGGTCACCGCAGGGCTGAGCCAGCCGTCGTCGTCGCGGCTGCTGGCCGACCAGCTCGCCACCGCGACCGACCGGGCCCTGCGCCTGGGCGGCGTCGAGGTCGACGTGGTGACCCTGGAGCTGCGCGACCTCGCGCACGCGCTGACCGACCACCTGCTCACCGGGTTCCCGTCCGGCGCGCTGGCCGAGGCCCTGCGGGCGGTGCGCGACGCCGACGCCCTGATCGCCGTGACGCCGATCTTCAGCGCGTCGTACAGCGGGCTGTTCAAGACGTTCTTCGACGTCCTGGAGGACGGCACCCTCGAGGGCAAGCCGGTGCTGCTCGGCGCCACCGCCGGCACCGCCCGGCACTCGCTGGCCCTGGAGTTCGCGGCCCGCCCGCTGCTCGCCTACCTGCGCGCCGACGTCGTGCCGACCGCCGTGTTCGCGGCCAGCGAGGACTTCGGGTCGACCGGGCCCGGCGGCGGGCTGTCCGAGCGGGTCGAGCGGGCCGGGCGCGAGCTGGCCGACCGGGTGCTGGGCCGGCAGCCCGGCACGCGCGTCGACCCGTTCACGAACCCCACGCCGTTCGCGGACCTGCTCGGCCCCCACGCCGGTTGAGGTGCGGGCACGGCGCGGTCCTGACCGCCCCGGGTTTCCCGCACGCCCGTCGAGGTACTGCCCCACTGACGACGAATCGACCCTGGAAGGGGACGCATGAGTGAGCACGGCTACGTCGAGGACGACTTCGCCCGCGACACCGACTACATCGAGGACCGGATCACCGCGGACGGCCGGGACGGCTGGCCGGTCGAGGCGGACCGCTACCGGCTCGTCGTCTCCCGGGCCTGCCCCTGGGCCAACCGCGCGATCATCGTGCGCCGGCTGCTCGGCCTGGAGGACGTGCTCGGCATGGGCGTGTGCGGACCGACCCACGACGAGCGGAGCTGGACCTTCGACCTGGACCTCGACGGCCGCGACCCGGTGCTCGGCATCGAGCGGCTCCAGGACGCCTTCCTCGCCCGGTTCCCGGACTACCCCAAGGGCATCACGGTCCCCGCGATCGTCGACGTGCCGACCGGAAAGGTCGTCACCAACGACTTCCCGCAGATGACGTTGGACCTGTCGCTGGAGTGGACCGCGCACCACCGGGACGGCGCCCCGTCGCTGTACCCCGAGGCGCTGCGCGAGGAGATCGACGAGGTCAACGCGTGGGTCTACACCGACGTGAACAACGGCGTCTACCGCTGCGGCTTCGCCGGCCGGCAGGCGTCGTACGAGCGGGCCTACGACCGGCTGTTCGGGGCGCTGGACCGGCTCGAGGAGCGGCTGACGGACCGGCGCTACCTCGTCGGCGACACGATCACCGAGGCCGACGTACGCCTGTTCACCACGCTGGTGCGCTTCGACCCCGTCTACCACGGCCACTTCAAGGCGAACCGCAACAAGCTCGTCGAGATGCCGGCGCTGTGGGGCTACGCCCGCGACCTGTTCCAGACGCGCGGGTTCGGCGACACCGTCGACTTCGAGCACATCAAGCGGCACTACTACGTCGTGCACTCCGACATCAACCCCACCCGGATCGTGCCGAAGGGGCCGGACCTGGCCGGCTGGCTCACCCCGCACGGCCGCGAGGCTCTGGGTGGCCGTCCGTTCGGGGACGGGACACCGCCGCCGGCGCCGCGGAAGGACGAGCGGGTCCCGTCCGAGCACCGCGCCGCCTGAGCCGCCACACCACCAGCGCGGCGACCACCAGCACGACGGCGACCGCGGCACCGCCCTGGCCGAGGTAGTGCGCCACCCGCTGGTACGACGAGCCGGCGACGTACCCCGCGACGACGCAGCCGAGGCCCCAGACCAGGCCACCGGCCGCGTTGTAGGCCAGGAACCGCCGGTAGCGCATGCCGCTGAGCCCGGCGAGGCCCGGGGTGACGGCGCGCAGGAACGCGGTGAACCGGCCGACGAAGATCGCCGAGGCGCCGCGTCCGTCGAGGAAGCCGCGGGCGCTGTCGACCCGGCCCTCGTAGCGGCTGAACGCCCGGGTGCGCAGCAGCCGCGGACCGAAGCGCTTGCCGACCTCGTAGCCGACCGAGTCGCCGACGATCGCGGCGACGACCACCACCACGGCCAGCGCCACGACCGGCACCCGGCCGGTCGAGGCGAGGAACCCGGCGAGCAGCACGGCGGTCTCGCCCGGGAGCACGAAGCCCAGGAACACGGCGGCCTCACCGAAGACCAGGCAGCCGACCGCCGCGAGCACGACCAGGGCCGGTACGTGCGTCAGGAAGTCGAGGAACCCGGTCACGTCCTCACGCTAGTCCGGGCACCTGAACACAGCATGAAGGCGGTCTTGGGGCCGGTGGCAGACTCCCGGTCATGTCCCTGCGCACCTCGACCGTCGACATCGAGACCCCCCGACGGCACCGCCGACGCCTACCTCGCCGCTCCCGAGGGCGACGGCCACCACCCCGGCGTGATCCTCTACATGGACGCGTTCGGCCCGCGCCCACGGCTCGAGGAGATGGCGGACCGGTTGGCGGCGGAGGGCTACGTCGTCCTCGTCCCGCACGTGTTCTACCGGCAGGGCCGGGCGCCGCTGATCGACACGTCCTCGCTGCAGGACCCGGACGCCCGTCGCGAGCTGTTCGCGCAGATCGGTCCCTGGATGGCCGCACTGACCCCGGAGCTGGCGATGCGGGACGCGGACGCCTACGTCGACTTCCTGCGCTCCCACGACCAGGTCGGCAACGGCCCGATCGGCGTCACCGGCTACTGCATGGGCGGGGCCCTGGCGCTGCGCACCGCGGCCGAGCACCCCGGCGACGTCGGCGCCGCCGCCGCGTTCCACCCGGCCCGGCTCGCCACCGACGCCCCGGACAGCGCGCACCTGCTGGCGGACCGCCTGACGGCCGAGGTGTACGTCGCCGCCGCCGACCAGGACCAGGGCATGCCGCCCGAGCAGCAGGAGCGGCTCGACGCGGCCCTCACCGCGGCCGGCGTCACGCACACCTGCGAGCAGTACGACGGCGCCGCGCACGGCTTCCACGATGTCCGACACGGCCGCCTACGACGAGCAGGCGACCGAGCGGCACTGGGCGGCCCTGACCGACCTGTTCCGGCGCGCGTTGCAGGAGTAAGCCACCAGGGCCGTGGGTACCAGTGCGGCCATGGCTACGAGCAAGCTCCTGCGCACCAAGGACGTCGACGACGTCATCCGGCAGAACGACGACCCGGTCGGCGGTGAGGCGCACCACACCCGGCTCAGCAAGCGGCTCACGGCGTGGGACCTGATGGGCTTCGGGATCGGGATCGTGATCGGCACCGGCATCTTCACGCTGACCGGGATCCAGGCGAAGAACAACGCCGGCCCGGCGATCGTGGTCTCGTTCGCCATCGCGGGCGTGGTCAGCCTGCTCGCGGCGCTCTGCTACGCCGAGCTCGCGGCCGCCGTACCGACTGCCGGCAGCTCCTACACCTACGCCTACACGACGATCGGCGAGATCTTCGCCTGGATCATCGCCTGGGACCTGATCCTGGAGTTCGCGCTCGGCGCCGCGGTGGTGTCGCGGGGGTGGTCGGGCTACCTCCAGGACGCGATGAACCTGCCCACCACGTTCTTCGGCGAGGAGTCGAGCATCAACCTCGGGGCGATGGCGATCGCGCTGGTGCTCGGGGTGGTGGCGATGATCGGCATCCGCGAGTCCAAGTGGGTCACCAACGCGCTGGTCGTCGTGAAGGTCTCGGTCTGCGTGTTCGTGATCGTGCTCGGCATCTTCTTCGTCAAGGCCGCCAACCTGACACCGTTCGTGCCGTCCTCGCGCCCGGTGCCGGACGGCGCGGCGCTCAGCGGCCTCAAGCAGCCGCTGTGGCAGTGGGTCAGCGGCGTCGACGCCACCGCGTTCGGCTTCACCGGCGTGTTCGTCGCGGCGGCGGTGGTGTTCTTCGCCTACAGCGGCTTCGAGGCGGTGGCCAACCTCGGCGAGGAGACGAAGAACCCGGCCAAGGACATGCCCCGCGGCCTGCTCGGCACGCTGGCGATCTGCACCGTGCTCTACATCCTGGTCTGCCTGGTGATCACCGGGATGGTCAGCTACACCGACCTGTCCGAGGGCGCCCCGATCTCCGACGCGTTCGACCAGGTGGGCATGGGCTGGGCCAGCATCCTGATCGCGGTCGCCGCGATCGCCGGGCTGTCCTCGGTGATCCTCGTCGACCTCGTGGCGATGGGCCGGATCGGCTTCGCGCTCTGCCGCGACGGCCTGCTCCCGGCCTGGATCGGCCGGGTCCACCCGAAGTGGGAGACGCCCTACCGCGTCACCATCGGCACGACGGCCGTCGTCATGCTGCTGGCCGGCTTCATCCCGCTCGACGCCCTCGCCGAGATGGTCAGCATCGGCACGCTGTTCGCGTTCCTGGTGGTCTCCATCGCGGTGGTCGTGCTGCGCCGCACCCGGCCGCGGATGAAGCGGCCGTTCCGGACCCCGTCGGTGCCCCTGCTGCCGGTGGTCTCCGCGCTGTGCTGCGTCGGGCTGATGACCAACCTGGCCATGGAGACCTGGCTGCGGTTCCTGGTCTGGCTGGTGATCGGCCTGGTGATCTACGGGTTCTACGGCCGCAAGCACTCCAAGCTGGAGGGCGCCTCGGCGTCGGCGGAGACCACGCCGGTCGGCTGAGGCCCGGGCTAGAACCCGATCGGGAGGCCGGCGTAGTTCTCCGCGAGACCCGCCGCGCCGGCCTCCGAGCTGGTCACCCACCGCAGCTGGGACAGCTGCAGCTGCTGGTCGAACTCGTCGCCCTGGCCGGGCGGCGGCGTGTGCAGCATCGAGGTCATCCACCACGAGAAGTGCGTGCACCGCCAGACCCGGCGCAGGGCGTCGTCGGAGTAGGAGTCCACGAGCGTCGAGGAGCCCTCCACCAGCCACGCGGTCAGCGCCCGGGCGAGCAGCGTCACGTCGGCGATCGCGAGGTTCAGCCCCTTGGCGCCGGTCGGCGGCACGATGTGCGCCGCGTCCCCGGCCAGGAACAGCCGGCCGTGCCGCATCGGCGTGGACACGAAGCTGCGCATCGGCAGCACGCTCTTCTCGGTGACCGCCCCCTGCTGCAGCGTCCAGCCGTCGATGCCCGCGCCGAGCCGGGTGGCCAGGCCGTCCCAGATCCGGTCGTCGGACCACCGCGAGACGTCCTCGTCGGGCGGCACCTGCAGGTAGAACCGGGAGACGCTGGCCGAACGCATCGAGTGCAGCGCGAAGCCGTCCGGGTGCCAGGCGTAGATCAGCTCGTCGGTCGACGGGGGGCACGTCGGCCAGCACGCCGAGCCACGCGAACGGGTACACCCGCTCCCAGGTGTGCTGCACTGCCGACGGGACCGCCGTACGGCTGGGGCCGTGGAAGCCGTCGCAGCCGGCCACCGCGTCGGCCTCGATGCGGCGCGCGACGCCGTCCCGGTCGACGAAGCTCACCGACGGCCGGTCGGAGGCGAGGTCGTGCAGGGCGACGTCGGAGACCTCGTAGTAGGCCTGCCGGCCGGCCGCCTCCCGGGCCGCCATCAGGTCCTTGGTGACCTCGGTCTGCCCGTAGATCCACACCGAGCGGCCGACGTGGTCGACGAAGTCGAGGTGGTGGCGCTCGCCGGGCCACTGCAGGTAGATCCCGCGGTGCTCGTCGCCCTCGGCCGCGATCCGGTCCCCGAGCCCGACGGAGGTCAGCAGGTCGACCGAGGAGGACTCCAGGACCCCGGCGCGGATCCGGCCGGCGACGTACTCCGGGGAGCGGTTCTCGACCAGCACCGACTCGATCCCCGCGAGGTCGAGCAGGTGCGAGAGCAGCAGGCCGGCCGGGCCGGCGCCGACGATCACGACACGGGTGCGCATGGGTCTCCCTACTGGGTCCGGGACAGGTCGGTCTCGATCTCGGTGACCGCCCGCAGCAGCGCGGGCAGCAGCTCGTCGCGGGCCTGCTCGCGGGTGACCCGGCTGACGTGCGAGGAGACGTTGACGGCGGCGACCACGACGCCGTGCCGGTTGCGGACCGGGGCGGCGATCGAGCGCAGGCCGTGCTCGAGCTCCTGGTCCACGAGCGCGTAGCCCTGCTCGCGGGTCTCGTGGACCAGGGCCCGCAGGTCCTCGACGGTGCCGACCGTGTGCTCGGTGAACGGCTCGAGCTCCAGGGCCGCGAGGTGCGCCTCCAGGGCCTCGTCGTCCAGGCCGGCCAGCAGCACCCGCCCCATCGAGGTGGCGTACGCCGGGAAGCGGGTGCCGACGTTGATGGCGACGGTCATGATCCGCGAGGTCGGGACCCGGGCGACGTACACGATCTCGTGGCCGTCGAGCACCGACATCGAGGAGGACTCGCGCACCTCGCGGACCAGCCGCTCGAGGTGCGGCTCGGCGATCCCCGGCAGGGACAGCGCCGAGAGGTAGGCGTAGCCCAGGGTCAGCACCCGCGGGGTGAGCCGGAACAGCTTGCCGTCCTGCCGGACGTGCCCGAGGTCGACCAGCGTGAGCAGGAACCGGCGGGCGGCGGCCCGGGTCAGGCCGGTCGCGCGGGCCACGTCGCTGAGGCTGAGCTCGGGGGTCTCCGGGCCGAACGCGGTGATCACCGAGAGGCCGCGGGCCAGGGACTGCACGTAGTGGCTCTCCCGCTCGGTCACGCCGGCCCTCCTCACGGTCCGTGGGCGGGGCGGACGGACCCACCCCGCGGACGAATGTGCGCCATGTTAACGCAAGTTCGCATCACGCACACGCACGCCCACCCGGCGGCTCTGGCGGTCGCCGACCCGCCGACCCGGCGCGTCTGGCGGCCCCGCGCACGCTGACCCGGCGACCGTGGCGGGCCTGTGGACGACCGGCGACGCGAGCGGGCCGACCTCACGACCCTGGTGGGATGACCGACCGCGTCCTCCACCTCCCGCTGCTCGACGGCTCGTTCCCGCTGCCGGTCGACCGGCCCTTCACCTTCGGCCAGGCCGTCGCCGCGGGAGTCTCCCGGCACCGGCTCCGGCGGCTCGAGGAGGAGGCGCTGGTCCGCCGCGTCCTCAAGGGCGTGTACGTCGCGGCGCAGGTGCCCGACTCCCTCACGCTGCGGACGCGCGCGCTGCGCCTGGTGGTGCCCCGCGACGCGGTGGTGACCGACTGGACGGCGTGCTGGTTCCACACCGGGGTGCTCCGCGCCGGGCAGCACGTCGAGGTCCCGCCGCTCAGCGTGTTCCGGCCGGCCGGGCACGACCGGCTCCGCAACACGCTCTGCGCGAGCGGCGAGCGCGGCTTCGCGCTCGGCGACCTGACCCACGTGGGGGGTCTGCGGGTCACGACGCCGCTCCGCACGGCGTGGGACCTGGGCAGGCTGGCGCACCGCGACCGGGCCATCGGCGCCCTGGACGCGCTGCTGCGGCACGGCTCGTTCACCCGCGGCGAGCTCGTCGCCGGGGTCGAACGCTTCACGGGCATGCGCGGTGTCGTCCAGCTGCGGGCCCTGGCGCCGCTCGCCGACGCCCGCGCGGAGTCACCCGGCGAGTCGACGCTGCGCCTGCGCTGGCTGGACCTCCCGAGCCTGCCGCCGCCCACCCCGCAGGTCTCGATCACGGTCGGGGCGGTCGAGGTGTACCGCGTCGACCTCGGCGTGCCCGAGCTCCGCTACGGCTGCGAGTACGACGGGGAGGAGTTCCACGGCGCGGCGCACGAGGCGCACGACCTGCGCCGGCGCGCGGACCTGCGCGGCCGGTTCGGGTGGGACGTGGACGCGGTCCGGA
It encodes:
- a CDS encoding type IV toxin-antitoxin system AbiEi family antitoxin domain-containing protein codes for the protein MTDRVLHLPLLDGSFPLPVDRPFTFGQAVAAGVSRHRLRRLEEEALVRRVLKGVYVAAQVPDSLTLRTRALRLVVPRDAVVTDWTACWFHTGVLRAGQHVEVPPLSVFRPAGHDRLRNTLCASGERGFALGDLTHVGGLRVTTPLRTAWDLGRLAHRDRAIGALDALLRHGSFTRGELVAGVERFTGMRGVVQLRALAPLADARAESPGESTLRLRWLDLPSLPPPTPQVSITVGAVEVYRVDLGVPELRYGCEYDGEEFHGAAHEAHDLRRRADLRGRFGWDVDAVRKRDVSGPTRDVERVLVEGIRRARRAGGGSTYLG